TGTCCGCAGTCGTGAACAAAAGCATAGCTACCATCTATTTTTCGCAGGCGATAATCATCCTCCCATTTCTCCTCTGTTCCGGTATGAAGTATGTTTTGTAAGCGAGTTAAGAGTCGTTCTTTATCATCAGGATGTATACGACTCTCCCAATAGCTTTGCGGAATAAGAGCATTGATAACGGGGTAACCAAACACACGTTTATGTCCGCCATCGATCCAGAACAATTGTTTTGCCTGCAGATCCCACTCCCATAAACAATCATTGGTTACTTCTGTTACGAAAAGGTAGAGATCACGTAAAATTTTTACTTTCTTATCGGGATTAGCAGGCTGGTTGCTGCATGTAAAAGAAACTGATAAAATGTTTCCTGTTACATAAATAACTCCCTGGAACCAAGCTCCCATTTCAGCCCAGTATTCATCAAATTGGAAAGGTTCTTCTAATTGAAATGCTTTATCATAATTCGCATAAAATTCAACGGGCAATAAGCCTGCAAATTTTTTCCAGAAATTTTGCCCAATGATTTCAGTGGCTTCTACCCGCAGGAGTTGAGCTGCAGCATTGTTCCATTCAATGACATTCCATTTTTGATCAACCGCAAAAAAACCATTGGCACTTATTTCCTTAATGGTAGGCATCTCAACACGGCTACTTCCATTCATATGTGTAGTTGGGTTGTTTAGGAGGGAGCTATTGATCATGTTGTTATATAGATGATAATGAGATCAGCATCAACTTGAAAAACAAGGGGCAATTTCAACAATTACTCATACCCGCTTTTAATGATCGTGAGAATCATTTTAAACCTTCCATTGGGCCTGATGAAATTTGACATATGTGCAGGTATAATGATACCTTCTCCTGATTGCAACAAATTAGAAACACCATTGATTACGATATCAGCTTTACCTTCAATGATCTGTGCAAACGTATCGAAAGGTGAAGTTTTTTCGGTTAACCCCTCCCCACTATCGAACGACATTACACTGATGTTACCTGACGATTTTCTTAGGATTGTCTTAATCACCACTGAATTAGGAATGTATTCAATGATCTCAACAATAATATGCGCCAACGATTTTTCAAGTTCTCCCGTATCTATCTGTCCGTTATGCTCATTCTTATCCATGTGTTTCTTTTGATTGGTTATACGTTAATGCGGCTTAATTAAACAAATAGTAAATGCAAAGTTCCTTCTACAAATCTGTACGGTCGTTATAAACAGAAGAACTATCCTTACATGATTCATACCCGCAATAAAAGAAAAATATGTACCGGATAAGAGAGAAGTCCCTGCTGGAGGGCAACAGGGACTTGACCATAACTTCCAATGGAAGTTGAGTATGGATTATCTGTATATTAAGGAAGATTAAAACTAGTTGATAAGCCGCCGCTATTCTTATAAACTCCTGTAACGCCATTATATAATTCACACATTCATCAGCTATCAGCTTTACAGCTTGGCTCCAGGTAGTATTTTGTACACCTTGGGATGTACATGCATTTCTTTCTCGTACTCAGTAATTGTATGCAGCACTTTCAGCTTTTCATTGATCAAAACTCTTAACGATTTATCGAAACCTTTTCGCTCCGCCTCCTGCAAGGCAAGTTCGTATTGGGTAATGGCAGATTCAAAACGACCGGTATTTTCTTCCTTTAAAGCAGCTTTGTATAACGAAACAGCATTTCCTTTCTTTTTGCCGGTAAGATGTTTTACAAGGAAGATCACAATTGCCGCCGGTATAATTAATAGAAAAATATAGTAGCTACTCATATGAGATGTTTACATTTTTAACTGAAAAAGCAGACAACAATCATCGTGTGAATCATCAGGTAACTGAAGATTATTGCCTACCCAGAAACCAGAAGATTTTGTTACAAAGTTTAGGTATATAAGCGGATGGGGTTTTACAAATGGCTGTGAATTTGTTACATCATTCACACGTCTTCCAGCATATTTCTTCGCTTATCTTTCATTTGTTTAAAGTAAGAGGGGGTAAGTCCGGTGACTTTTTTAAACTGTGCCGATAGGTGAGCTACACTGCTGTAATGCATGAGGTAAGCAATTTCCGTGAGGCTTAGTTCATCATATACCAGCAGTTCCTTTACCCGTTCTATCTTATGAGAGATGATGAATTTTTCGATTGTTGTTCCCTGCACCTCAGAGAAAAGGTTAGCCATGTAAGTGTAATCATGATTTAGTTTTTCACTTAAATGAACGGAAAAATTAACCGAAAGAGGCTCATCGGTGTAGTGAACCATTTCCACAATAACGTTTTTAATACGCTGGATGAGTACACTTTTTTTATCGTCCATCAACTCAAGTCCAAACTTCAGGAGCTCTATTTTCAATTGATCGTGCAGCTCGGTTGTAAACGGGCTGATGATATCAACTTCCCCTAATTCAACAATTGCATGCTCAATTCCAAGTTTGGCTAATTCATCCTTTACAACCATTTTACAACGGATGCAAACCATATTTTTAACGTAGATCTTCATATGCCCATGCTTAATTAGTTATCACCACTTCGCCTGTAATCTCACCGGGCTGGTTACAAAGGATATATAGCTATTCTTTTAAAGGTAGACCTAATTTGTTTCTGATACGCAGAATGGTTTAACTGATTTCGGTCATGTTTGGTAATACACTGCAAATGTGTGAATGATATAAATTTATATTACTATCATGTAATGATACAGAACCGGAAATGCTGCAACTTTAAACTATTACAAAAACACTATATTATGTCGTTGGTTACCATTGTTATTGTTCTGATCGTTGTGGGAGTTCTCTTGTGGCTGATAAACGCCTATATCCCTATGGATCGCAAGATTAAAAACATTCTGAATATTGTAGTAGTAATTGGCGTGGTCATCTGGTTGTTGAAAGCGTTTGGTGTGCTTGGATCTGTAGGCAACGTCAATGTTTAATCAACAGAAGCACTTTGCTTCTGTTTCATATTTACTTACTCCAAATATTTTGAATGTAAGGAATGAAAAATACTTTTAAGTTTTCACTTTTACTGTTAGTCTTTTTAATCACTACCCTGCTTATAGCCGGGTTTCTTTTTTTATACAGCGATAAAGCACCCGTACATAAAAACGAATCCGGTTCAGAATACCACCTAAGAACGAAATAGTATACTTTTTATAAAGCTTAATGAAGTATCAAGAGAGGATTTAAAAAAACACCGTTAAGATTAACGGTGTTTTTTATTTTGCCCTCATCAACCTTTAGTGATGTTTAAACTGGTAGAATACACCAATCTGGAAACCTCTATTGTTTGATTTTACAGCAGTAATATCTTCATCATTAATGTTTGTGAGTCCCAAATTGTACCTGGCATCAACTCCAAAACCAGAAGGCACATGAATGTAACCCAGCCCGAGACCTAAAGCAAAATCAATGGGTTTAAGATTAGGTTTAATATCTGTTTTGGTAGTCCCGTTATCGGACTTTGCCGTTAAAAGAAATCCAAGTTGTGGGCCAGCTTCAACCCTGAAGCCATTATCAAACATATATTGCAACAAAACCGGAACGTTCAGGTAATTGAGATTGAGCTTTGTTTCTGTACCACCTGTCTCGTATTTAGCTCCCTGTGACGAGAAAAGCAATTCAGGCTGCACCGCAAAATTATCAGTAACATGTATATGCCCAAGCAGGCCCGCATGCAATCCCGCTTTCATATCATATTTTACATCATTACTATTCTTAATGTTGTAGAGATTTAATCCTGCCTTAATACCAATATTTACATGTTGCGCCTGTACTGTTGTAGCAAATACAATTGCAACTAATACCGCCTTTAACTGAAGTTTCATATACTGTTTTTATTATTTAAAAATTATAAAGCCAGTTAATGCAAATTGCCATTGCTGTTCACCATTAAACCCGAGGCAACACAATTTTGCTGGAAACTGATTGTAGACGAAGATGAGATTATCCTATATAACAATCATTACATAGTTATTCCTTACCCTTATATAATTCACAGTTTGCTGACTGAACTAACCTCTCCTGTTTATGGTAACAGGAATATTTTACGGTCAGGATCGGAACAATTTCCAAAGTCTGTCTTTTACTTTTTCAGCATTCGGTAACATAGCAGCTTCAAGTACCATGTTCATAGGCACTGCAGGAAGATTAAGAGCGCCTAATACTTCTACAGGCGTATCAAGCCATTGAAAACAATTGTAGGTAATCCGATATGCTAATGCTTCGGCAAAAGAATTATTCTGCTGTTCTTCTGTAAGCACTAAACACTTCCCATGCTTTTTTACAGTAGAGAAAATTAATTCTTCATCGAGTGGATATAATGTACGCAGATCAATAATTTCTACCGCACCATCAAACTGTTTGGCAGCTGCCATTGCCCAATACACACCCATGCCATAAGTGATTATGCAGCAACTTTCTCCTTCATCAATCAACTCGTCATCGGCTTCTGCAACTATTCTCCCTTTTCCCAATGGAATAATATAGTCGCTG
The DNA window shown above is from Lacibacter sp. H375 and carries:
- a CDS encoding porin family protein, encoding MKLQLKAVLVAIVFATTVQAQHVNIGIKAGLNLYNIKNSNDVKYDMKAGLHAGLLGHIHVTDNFAVQPELLFSSQGAKYETGGTETKLNLNYLNVPVLLQYMFDNGFRVEAGPQLGFLLTAKSDNGTTKTDIKPNLKPIDFALGLGLGYIHVPSGFGVDARYNLGLTNINDEDITAVKSNNRGFQIGVFYQFKHH
- a CDS encoding helix-turn-helix domain-containing protein, whose product is MKIYVKNMVCIRCKMVVKDELAKLGIEHAIVELGEVDIISPFTTELHDQLKIELLKFGLELMDDKKSVLIQRIKNVIVEMVHYTDEPLSVNFSVHLSEKLNHDYTYMANLFSEVQGTTIEKFIISHKIERVKELLVYDELSLTEIAYLMHYSSVAHLSAQFKKVTGLTPSYFKQMKDKRRNMLEDV
- a CDS encoding cupin domain-containing protein codes for the protein MDKNEHNGQIDTGELEKSLAHIIVEIIEYIPNSVVIKTILRKSSGNISVMSFDSGEGLTEKTSPFDTFAQIIEGKADIVINGVSNLLQSGEGIIIPAHMSNFIRPNGRFKMILTIIKSGYE
- a CDS encoding Thivi_2564 family membrane protein, yielding MSLVTIVIVLIVVGVLLWLINAYIPMDRKIKNILNIVVVIGVVIWLLKAFGVLGSVGNVNV